From Methylovorus glucosotrophus:
CGCCAGAAAAACCGTCAGGCTATAGGTATAAAAGCTGGAAGCCACGCCAGAGACGCCTGCCTCCTGCATGAGGCGATAGGGATACCAGACCACACCCCAACAGAGGGCGCCAAACAGCAAGCCTGCGCTTGCGATGGTTTGTGTTGTTTTTTGCGATACCACAGAACGTCTTTTCTTGAAGTTAAGCCGCCATTTGGCTGGCTGCCGCAGCCCAAGCCCGGCGGACTTGCGTTAAAATATACGAATGAATCCAAACCTGAATAAATTACAGCCCTACCCTTTTCAGCGACTGCGCGACCTGTTTGCCGGCATCAAGCCCAATCCGGACTATAGCCCCGTCAATCTTTCTATCGGCGAGCCCAAGCACGCGACGCCTGCGCTGATTCAGCAAGCCCTGGTGGACAATCTGGCCGGGCTGGCCAATTATCCCACAACTCTGGGGGTGCCCGCCCTGCGTGAAGCCATTGCGGCGTGGTTAAGCCGTCGCTATGGCATCCCGTTGATGAATCCCGAAACGGAAATCGTGCCGGTCAACGGTAGCCGCGAAGCCTTGTTTGCCTTTGCTCAAGCGGTGATCGATAACAGTCGGCCAGCGCCAGTGGTGGTCTGCCCCAATCCGTTTTACCAGATTTATGAAGGAGCCGCCTTCTTGGCAGGCGCCGAACCGTATTTCCTGAATACGCTGCCCGAAAACGACTTTGCCATGGATCTGGAAAGCGTGCCGGAAAGCGTGTGGCTGCGTACCCAGCTCTTGTACTTGTGCTCGCCGGGCAATCCCACGGGCAAGGTGATGTCGCTGGAGCAATGGAAGCTGGCCTTTATGCTCTCGGATCGCTATGGCTTTACCATTGCTGCCGACGAATGCTACTCGGAAATCTATTTCACGGAAGGTGAAGCGCCGCTTGGTGCTTTGCAGGCCGCCCATCTGCTGGGACGTGATTTCAGCCGGCTGGTGATTTTCAGCTCATTGTCCAAGCGCTCCAATGTGCCGGGCATGCGTTCGGGCTTCGTAGCGGGCGATGCCACCATTCTTGAGAAATTCCTGCTGTACCGCACCTACCATGGTTGCGCCATGAGCCCTGCGGTGCAGGCCGCCAGCGTTGCCGCCTGGAATGATGAAGTGCATGTGCAGGAAAACCGCCGCCTGTACGCCGAAAAGTTTGATCAGGTAACCCCGTTGCTGCAAGGTGCCATGGAAACTTCGCGGCCAGATGCTGCGTTTTATCTGTGGGCAAAAACAGATGGCAGCGATACCGACCTGGCCATTCGCCTGTATCGTGACCTGAATATCACGGTGCTACCGGGTAGCTTCCTGGCGCGCGAGGCGCATGGCATCAATCCCGGCAAGGGTTTCATTCGCATGGCGCTGGTGGCCTCTTTGCAAGAATGCCTGGACGCAGCCAAGCGCATACAATCGCTCAGCTAGCCCCCAAGCACCCTACCTGATTTCGTATAATCGGTATCAGGTTCCCACCGCAAGAAACTGATTAATTGTAGAAAAAACCTTGGCCTCAAGATCAGGGGCCAGGCAATCCACCTCGACCGTATCCTGCATGCCACGCAACCAGGTAAGCTGGCGTTTGGCCAGTTGCCGGGTGGCGATGATGCCTTTTTCACGCATGGTGAAATGGTCGATCTGCTGATCCAGGTACTCCCACACCTGCCGATAGCCTACGCACCGCATGGAGGGCAGCCCAAGATGCAAGGCGGGATATTTCTGGCGCAGATGCTCCACTTCGGCAATCAGGCCCTGTTGCAGCATCAGGTCAAAGCGCTCGGCAATACGTGCATGCAGCACGCTCCGATCAGACGGCACCAGCGCCAGCTTGAGCAGGCGGTAAGGGAAGGTGCTGCCGTTATCGTCGACAAACAAGGCCGACATGGGGCCACCACTTAACTCGCAGACTTCCAGAGCGCGCTGTATGCGCTGCGAATCCGTAGGTTTCAATCTAGCAGCGGTTTCCGGATCCAGGGTTGCCAGGCGCGCATGCATGGCAGGCCAGCCCAGCACAGCGGCCTCTTCATCCAGGCGCTGCCGCAGATCGGCATCCGCTTGCGGCAGATTATTAAGCCCCTCCTGCAAGGCTTTGAAATACAACATGGTGCCACCCACCAGCAGCGGTATACGGCCACGCTCCGTAATCTCGGCCATCAGTTGCAAGGCATCGTGGCGAAAATGCGCCGCGGAATACGATTGCAAAGGACTAATCACGTCAAGAAGATGGTGTGGCGCCTGCTTTAAAGTCGCGGCATCCGGCTTGGCGCTACCAATGTCCATATCCTGATAAACCAGCGCTGAGTCCACACTGATCAACTCTACCGGCAGCTGCTGGGCAAGGGCGACAGCCAGACCGGTTTTGCCGCTGGCGGTGGGACCCATCAGAAAGATGGCTGGCGGAAGTGCGAGCGGCTCGCTCATGCCAACCTGCGCATGCGTACATGCGCATCAATGAAATCCATGTGGGACAGGTTATTAATTACAATCAACATGAATAATAATTCTTAACTTATTGTTATTTATTTAACTTTATTTTCATTTCAACCGGTGAGTATCCATGATTCATGGGACCGGTGCCTTGGCCTATCTTCACCGCTGCGCCGGCCGCAATGGCCTGCATTACGTAATCTCTGGCCGCAACCACCGCTTGTGGCAAGCTTTCGCCCAAGCCCAGAAAGGCAGCAATCGCCGATGAAAGCGTGCAACCAGCGCCATGCAGATTCAAGGTGACGATACGGGGCGAGCGCATGACCAGCGGCTCGCCACCCTTTTCCTGAAAAATATCCACCACGTCGTGCCCCGGCATATGGCCACCTTTCACCAGCACCGCGCGTGCACCCAGCTGCAAAAGATCGGAGGCAGCCTGCAGCATGTCATCCTGCGTCAGCAATGGTCGTCCCAGTAGCATGGCGGCTTCGTCCAGATTGGGCGTCACCACGCTAGCCCGCGGGAATAACTCACGCACCAGGGTTTGCACGGCCTCATCGCTGATCAGCCGGGCGCCATTCGCCGCCGCCATGACCGGATCCAGCACTATCTGCGACAAGCCATGATCATCCAGCGCCTGCGCCACGGTGATGACGACCTCAGGCGCATGCAGCATGCCGATCTTTACCGCATCCACGCCTATATCCTCCACCACCGCGTCAATTTGCGCGCGCAGGATATCCTGCGGCACGCCATGAATCGCACGTACGCCACAGGTATTCTGCGCTGTGAGTGCGGTGATGGCTGTCATGCCATAACAACCCAGCGCCGAGAAGGTCTTGAGGTCCGCCTGTATGCCCGCCCCGCCGCCGCTATCGGAGCCGGCGATGGAGAGTATACGGGGATAGGTGTAATGCGTTTTCACAGGGGTGTATCCATGGACGTTGCATGCTCAACTTTCCCAGACGGTATTGTTAAGCGTACAAATTTTGGTTTATGTACAAAAGAAACGAGCACAAAACTAAGCATCATCAGCAGATACCAAGCCAGCAATTTGCTTGGTGACACCATGTGCCATTGTGAGGATTGATCAGGATAAACCCAGGCACGGCTGTAGGTGCCAATATTTTCGCCAAACCAAATGAACAAAGCGACCAATAGCCAGCCAAGCAATAAGGGCATGCGCCTGTATACCTGATCAACCTTGAAATAAATGTAAGTTCTGCCAAAAAGAATCACGCTGGCCGCCAGCAATATCCATCGAAGATCATAGAAATAATGATGGGTGAAAAAATTAATATAAATCAGGACAACCAGAACAACAGGCTTCCATGCCTCAGGATACGCCGAGTATCTGAATTCAAAAATCCGCCAGATGCGCGCCAGATAACTCCCTACAGCGCTATACATGAACCCGGCAAACAAGGGAAAATTACCGATCCCAAAATAAAAAGCTTCGGGATAATGCCATGAGCCTATGGCATCAGATGTTTTAAATAACTCCATGCCGGTGGCCACACAATGAAACAGCACAATCACAATAGCTTCTTTGGGCGTTTCAAACTTGAACCCAAGCAAAAAAAGCTGGAATGCTACCGCAGCCAAAAAGAGGAAATCATACCGAGGGAGTGAAAATGGATACCAGTAATTAGTAAGGAAAATCAAGCCGAGCAAATATCCCCCGAACATGCATGCGTATGCCTGCTTAAGGCCGAATAACCAGAACTCGCGGAGAAAGCGATGCATGCTTACTTGCCACGCATGAACATTTTATCCAGATCGGCCATCGTCGCCTGGAACCAGGTGGGACGGCCGTGATTGCACTGGCCGGAACGCTCGGTCGCTTCCATGTCGCGCAGCAAGGCATTCATTTCCTGGATGCTGAGGATACGATTGGCGCGCACGGCGGCATGGCAGGCCATGGTGGCCAGCAGCTCGTTGCGGCGTTCGGTCAACACGCGGCTGCCGCCGTATTCGCGCAGGTCGCGCAATACATCGCGGGCCAGTGCCACCGCATCGGCGTCTTGCAACATGGCCGGAATGGCGCGTACCGCGAGGGTAGATGGTGATAATTGCACAATTTCGAACCCGAGCTGATGCAGGGTTTGCTGGCCTTCTGGCGTCGACAGTTGCTCCTGCACCGTGGCGACTTCAAAGCGGTCAGCATTAAAGCTGACGGGCAACAACAATGGTTGCATGGGAACGCTATCGCCATCCAGCGCGTTTTTGAGGCGCTCGTACATGATGCGTTCATGGGCGGCATGCATATCCACCACAATCAAGCCAAGGGCGTTTTGTGCAAGCACATAAACCCCGTGCAACTGGGCCAGCGCAAACCCCAGGGGGTACTCCTGCGCAGCCTGCTCCGGACTCAGACTCGAAGAAGCCTGCGATGGCGACAAGGTTGCCTGCAAATTGGCAGAGGAAATAGCACTGGGCACAAATGACGATGCCGTATCCACCGCCTCGCGAGGCAGGCCGCCGAACAGGGTCTGATAAAAACCCGGCGCTTCATTGGCGCGCAGATCAAAGCTGCCCTGCTGGCGCGGATAAGGCTGACCAGCCGGGATGCCGGAGGAATAGCTGGTGGCAAGTGCGGCAACAGGCGGTGGCACCAGTCCATTGGCTGGCAAGCCAACAGGGGTCGCCAGCGCCTTGTGCAGCGCATGGAAAATGAACCGGTGCACCGCCTGCCCTTCGCGGAAACGCACCTCGGTTTTGCTGGGATGCACATTCACATCCACCAGCGTAGGGTCCAGCTCCAGGAACAAGGCAAAAGCCGGGTGGCGA
This genomic window contains:
- the dapC gene encoding succinyldiaminopimelate transaminase, whose product is MNPNLNKLQPYPFQRLRDLFAGIKPNPDYSPVNLSIGEPKHATPALIQQALVDNLAGLANYPTTLGVPALREAIAAWLSRRYGIPLMNPETEIVPVNGSREALFAFAQAVIDNSRPAPVVVCPNPFYQIYEGAAFLAGAEPYFLNTLPENDFAMDLESVPESVWLRTQLLYLCSPGNPTGKVMSLEQWKLAFMLSDRYGFTIAADECYSEIYFTEGEAPLGALQAAHLLGRDFSRLVIFSSLSKRSNVPGMRSGFVAGDATILEKFLLYRTYHGCAMSPAVQAASVAAWNDEVHVQENRRLYAEKFDQVTPLLQGAMETSRPDAAFYLWAKTDGSDTDLAIRLYRDLNITVLPGSFLAREAHGINPGKGFIRMALVASLQECLDAAKRIQSLS
- the miaA gene encoding tRNA (adenosine(37)-N6)-dimethylallyltransferase MiaA, whose amino-acid sequence is MSEPLALPPAIFLMGPTASGKTGLAVALAQQLPVELISVDSALVYQDMDIGSAKPDAATLKQAPHHLLDVISPLQSYSAAHFRHDALQLMAEITERGRIPLLVGGTMLYFKALQEGLNNLPQADADLRQRLDEEAAVLGWPAMHARLATLDPETAARLKPTDSQRIQRALEVCELSGGPMSALFVDDNGSTFPYRLLKLALVPSDRSVLHARIAERFDLMLQQGLIAEVEHLRQKYPALHLGLPSMRCVGYRQVWEYLDQQIDHFTMREKGIIATRQLAKRQLTWLRGMQDTVEVDCLAPDLEAKVFSTINQFLAVGT
- the thiD gene encoding bifunctional hydroxymethylpyrimidine kinase/phosphomethylpyrimidine kinase — protein: MKTHYTYPRILSIAGSDSGGGAGIQADLKTFSALGCYGMTAITALTAQNTCGVRAIHGVPQDILRAQIDAVVEDIGVDAVKIGMLHAPEVVITVAQALDDHGLSQIVLDPVMAAANGARLISDEAVQTLVRELFPRASVVTPNLDEAAMLLGRPLLTQDDMLQAASDLLQLGARAVLVKGGHMPGHDVVDIFQEKGGEPLVMRSPRIVTLNLHGAGCTLSSAIAAFLGLGESLPQAVVAARDYVMQAIAAGAAVKIGQGTGPMNHGYSPVEMKIKLNK
- a CDS encoding DUF817 domain-containing protein, with translation MHRFLREFWLFGLKQAYACMFGGYLLGLIFLTNYWYPFSLPRYDFLFLAAVAFQLFLLGFKFETPKEAIVIVLFHCVATGMELFKTSDAIGSWHYPEAFYFGIGNFPLFAGFMYSAVGSYLARIWRIFEFRYSAYPEAWKPVVLVVLIYINFFTHHYFYDLRWILLAASVILFGRTYIYFKVDQVYRRMPLLLGWLLVALFIWFGENIGTYSRAWVYPDQSSQWHMVSPSKLLAWYLLMMLSFVLVSFVHKPKFVRLTIPSGKVEHATSMDTPL
- the mutL gene encoding DNA mismatch repair endonuclease MutL → MSLIKLLPDQLISQIAAGEVVERPASALKELLENSLDAGSSDIAVTLGQGGVKLLRVTDDGNGIPHGDLTLALTRHATSKIASLDDLESVASLGFRGEALASIASISRTSITSRHAEASHAWRIAADGGLLGDAAPAALDRGTIVEVQDIYFNTPARRKFLKTEQTEFGHCEEAFRRIALSRPDVGFMLQHNGRALMRLAPGEAKRRFTEVLGPDFSAEAFELDESAGGLRLWGMAAKPTFSRSARDTQYVYVNGRFVRDKLISHAIRQAYQDVLHHDRHPAFALFLELDPTLVDVNVHPSKTEVRFREGQAVHRFIFHALHKALATPVGLPANGLVPPPVAALATSYSSGIPAGQPYPRQQGSFDLRANEAPGFYQTLFGGLPREAVDTASSFVPSAISSANLQATLSPSQASSSLSPEQAAQEYPLGFALAQLHGVYVLAQNALGLIVVDMHAAHERIMYERLKNALDGDSVPMQPLLLPVSFNADRFEVATVQEQLSTPEGQQTLHQLGFEIVQLSPSTLAVRAIPAMLQDADAVALARDVLRDLREYGGSRVLTERRNELLATMACHAAVRANRILSIQEMNALLRDMEATERSGQCNHGRPTWFQATMADLDKMFMRGK